The Toxorhynchites rutilus septentrionalis strain SRP chromosome 3, ASM2978413v1, whole genome shotgun sequence genome includes a region encoding these proteins:
- the LOC129779963 gene encoding uncharacterized protein LOC129779963 — translation MYSTRLFCVILFFLVATRSSSAFPILDYFNYDIAPSARDGEQPSATMMELSQYRSLLHFDTFIPVMKIILAPIGRMMQPMIEQWIEDYFGAYIDSIGRAVENISRFATDNISFQPGDTYYTKDDLLNGYGYNSLIINLPSGKTVTVLTHRSSSKLNILDEFPQLSEAFNEVRKLN, via the exons ATG TATTCAACGAGATTATTCTGCGTGATTCTGTTCTTTCTGGTTGCCACGCGATCAAGCAGCGCATTTCCCATATTGGATTATTTTAATTACGACATAGCGCCAAGTGCAAGGGATGGCGAACAACCGTCGGCAACTATGATGGAACTGAGCCAGTACAGATCATTGCTACATTTTGATACGTTCATTCCGGTGATGAAGATCATTTTGGCGCCCATCGGTCGCATGATGCAACCCATGATCGAACAGTGGATCGAGGACTACTTCGGAGCGTACATCGACTCAATCGGCCGGGCAGTGGAGAACATTTCTCGCTTTGCAACGGATAACATATCCTTCCAGCCGGGCGATACCTATTACACGAAGGATGACCTTCTCAACGGATACGGATACAACTCACTGATCATTAATCTGCCGTCGGGAAAAACAGTTACCGTGTTGACACACAGGTCCAGCAGCAAGCTGAATATTTTGGATGAGTTTCCCCAGCTCTCGGAGGCGTTCAATGAAGTGAGAAAGCTCAATTAG